In Mercurialis annua linkage group LG6, ddMerAnnu1.2, whole genome shotgun sequence, the following are encoded in one genomic region:
- the LOC126687017 gene encoding LRR receptor-like serine/threonine-protein kinase RGI3: protein MSATLTNLFSFSLTFFLSINFIFFHSCSSIDEEFQALLTWKNTLNTDSLSSWNHLDSSPCKWAGITCNSNGKITEISLKAVDLRGSLPSNFQSLKFLKKLVLSSANLTGNIPKQFGEYQELGFVDLSDNSLSGEIPAEFCRLKKLQSLSLNTNFLEGGIPEGIGNLSSLEYLTLFDNQLSGEIPVSIGGLSRLKTFRAGGNKNLKGELPEEIGNCSNLVVLGLAETSISGKLPSSIGKLKKLQTLAIYTSLLSGEIPEEIGDCSELQNLYLYQNSISGLIPKRIGELSKLQSLLLWQNSLVGTIPEELGSCREITVIDFSENLLTGSIPVSFGKLLKLQELQLSVNKLTGTIPDEITNCKALTHLEVDNNAISGEIPDLIGNLNSLTLFFAWQNNLTGQIPDSLSNCQNLQAVDLSYNRLFGSIPNRIFGLQNLTKLLLLSNDLSGFVPPDIGNCTNLYRLRLNGNRLGGTIPSEIGNLKSLNFIDLSNNHFTGTIPQSISGCENLEFLDLHSNGITGSLPDSLPKSLQFVDVSDNRLTGLLTHSIGSLTELTKLVLAKNRLSGRIPAEILSCSKLQLLNLGDNGLSGEIPKELGQIPALEISLNLSNNQFSGVIPSEFSGLSKLAVLDLSHNSLQGNLNVLSSLENLVSLNVSFNDFSGELPNTPFFRNLPLTDLASNKGLYITGGLVTPADTLHAANRTRMSEMKLVMSVLISTSAVLVLLAIYVLVRARIAHNMLIEDGNWDTVLYQKLDFSIEDIVKNLTSCNVIGTGSSGVVYKVAVPSGDILAVKKMWSSEESGAFSSEIQTLGSIRHRNIVRLLGWASNRNLKLLFYDYLPNGSLSSVLHGAGKGSGAEWESRFDVVLGVGHALAYLHHDCVPPILHGDVKAMNVLLGPGFEPYLADFGLARVVSSNFSDDLAKPTQKPHLAGSYGYMAPEHGSMQRITEKSDVYSFGVVLLEVLTGRHPLDPTLPGGAPLVQWVRDHLANKKDPVDILDPKLRGRSDPTMHEMLQTLAVSFLCITNRADDRPTMKDIVAMLKEIRHIDSARPESEKSKGRGGGGAAIRSSPSPPAPARIGVSQGSSNCSFAFSDDESMFNG, encoded by the exons ATGTCTGCAACTCTAACCaatcttttttctttctctctaaCTTTTTTCCTATCCATAAACTTTATTTTCTTCCATTCTTGTTCCTCCATTGATGAAGAATTCCAAGCTCTTCTAACATGGAAGAACACTTTAAACACAGACTCACTCTCTTCATGGAACCATTTAGACTCATCTCCATGCAAATGGGCCGGTATTACATGCAATTCTAACGGTAAAATTACAGAGATAAGTTTGAAAGCAGTTGATTTACGTGGCTCACTTCCTTCAAATTTTCAGTCTTTGAAGTTCTTGAAAAAACTGGTTCTTTCTTCTGCTAATCTCACCGGAAATATTCCTAAACAGTTTGGGGAGTATCAAGAACTTGGTTTTGTTGATCTTAGTGATAATTCTTTGTCAGGTGAAATTCCTGCAGAGTTTTGCAGATTGAAGAAACTTCAGAGTTTGTCTTTGAATACTAATTTTCTTGAAGGTGGAATTCCTGAGGGGATTGGTAATCTTTCAAGTCTTGAGTATTTGACTCTTTTTGATAATCAACTCTCCGGTGAGATTCCGGTGAGTATCGGAGGTTTAAGCCGGTTGAAGACTTTCCGGGCCGGTGGAAACAAGAATCTGAAAGGTGAACTGCCTGAGGAGATTGGAAACTGCAGTAATTTGGTGGTGTTAGGCTTGGCAGAAACCAGCATTTCTGGAAAGTTACCATCTTCAATTGGAAAGCTGAAGAAGCTTCAAACTTTAGCTATTTACACGTCACTGTTATCAGGTGAAATTCCTGAAGAGATTGGAGATTGCAGTGAGTTACAGAATCTTTACTTGTATCAGAATTCAATATCGGGTTTGATCCCGAAACGAATTGGGGAACTTTCCAAGCTTCAGAGTCTGCTTCTATGGCAGAACAGCTTGGTGGGTACAATTCCAGAGGAGCTTGGAAGCTGCAGAGAGATTACAGTCATTGATTTTTCGGAGAATCTTTTGACGGGAAGCATACCGGTGAGTTTCGGAAAGCTTTTGAAGCTTCAAGAGCTTCAGTTGAGTGTTAATAAGTTAACAGGAACAATTCCTGATGAAATCACTAATTGTAAAGCTCTTACTCATCTTGAAGTAGATAATAATGCTATCTCGGGTGAGATTCCGGATTTGATCGGAAATTTAAACAGCTTGACGCTGTTTTTCGCTTGGCAGAATAATCTAACAGGGCAAATTCCTGATTCTTTGTCGAATTGTCAGAATCTTCAAGCTGTTGATCTTTCATACAACCGTCTCTTTGGTTCAATACCGAACCGGATTTTCGGGCTGCAGAATCTGACCAAGTTGCTGCTACTTTCGAATGATTTATCGGGCTTCGTACCGCCTGATATAGGAAACTGCACAAATCTGTACAGATTGAGGTTAAATGGAAATAGACTGGGTGGTACTATTCCATCGGAGATTGGAAATTTGAAGAGCTTGAATTTCATTGACTTGAGCAACAATCATTTCACTGGAACAATCCCTCAATCCATTTCGGGATGCGAAAATCTCGAGTTTCTTGATCTACATTCCAATGGGATTACAGGTTCCTTACCTGATTCTCTACCTAAAAGTCTGCAGTTTGTTGATGTTTCAGACAATAGGCTTACTGGCTTACTTACTCATAGCATTGGCTCATTGACTGAGCTAACCAAGCTTGTTCTAGCCAAGAATCGACTTTCAGGCCGAATTCCAGCCGAAATACTCTCTTGCAGTAAGCTTCAACTGCTCAACCTTGGAGACAATGGTTTGTCAGGAGAAATTCCGAAAGAGCTTGGTCAAATTCCAGCTCTAGAAATCTCTCTCAACCTCAGCAACAACCAGTTTTCAGGTGTGATCCCATCCGAATTCTCCGGTCTCAGCAAGCTAGCAGTGCTCGATCTCTCCCACAACAGCCTCCAAGGGAACTTAAACGTTCTTTCAAGCCTCGAAAACCTCGTTTCCTTAAATGTCTCATTCAATGACTTCTCTGGTGAATTACCTAACACTCCCTTTTTCCGAAACCTCCCACTTACCGATCTTGCTTCGAACAAAGGTCTTTACATCACGGGAGGACTGGTAACGCCTGCAGATACGTTACACGCTGCAAACCGGACTAGAATGTCCGAAATGAAGCTAGTGATGTCTGTTCTGATTAGTACAAGTGCAGTACTAGTTTTACTAGCCATCTACGTGCTGGTTCGTGCACGAATTGCTCACAACATGCTAATAGAAGACGGAAATTGGGACACAGTTCTATATCAGAAGCTCGATTTCTCAATAGAAGACATTGTCAAAAACCTGACATCATGCAATGTAATAGGCACAGGCAGTTCAGGAGTTGTCTACAAGGTGGCAGTACCAAGTGGGGACATACTAGCAGTTAAAAAGATGTGGTCATCAGAAGAATCAGGAGCATTCAGTTCCGAAATTCAGACGCTCGGTTCGATCAGACACCGGAACATTGTCCGTCTTTTAGGGTGGGCGTCGAACCGGAATCTGAAGCTTCTGTTCTACGATTACCTACCAAATGGTAGCTTGAGTTCAGTTCTTCATGGGGCTGGAAAAGGATCAGGGGCAGAATGGGAAAGTAGATTTGATGTAGTTTTGGGAGTTGGTCATGCTCTTGCATatttgcatcatgattgtgtcCCACCAATTCTTCATGGTGATGTGAAGGCTATGAATGTTCTTTTAGGACCAGGTTTTGAACCTTATTTAGCTGACTTTGGTCTTGCAAGAGTTGTGAGTAGTAATTTCAGTGACGATTTAGCCAAACCAACTCAAAAACCTCACCTAGCTGGTTCTTATGGATACATGGCTCCAG aGCATGGATCAATGCAAAGGATTACGGAAAAAAGTGATGTGTATAGTTTCGGGGTGGTACTTTTAGAAGTTCTAACAGGACGGCACCCATTAGACCCAACATTGCCTGGTGGTGCACCTTTGGTTCAATGGGTTAGGGACCACTTAGCCAACAAGAAAGACCCAGTGGACATTCTTGACCCTAAGCTTAGAGGAAGGTCTGACCCTACAATGCATGAGATGCTCCAAACGTTAGCCGTTTCATTCCTATGCATAACCAACCGAGCCGATGATCGTCCGACAATGAAAGATATTGTTGCAATGTTAAAGGAGATTAGGCACATTGATTCCGCAAGACCGGAATCCGAAAAGTCAAAGGGACGAGGAGGTGGTGGGGCAGCGATTCGGTCATCGCCTTCGCCTCCGGCTCCGGCTAGGATTGGAGTGTCACAAGGATCTTCTAACTGTTCTTTTGCATTCTCTGATGATGAATCAATGTTTAATGGGTAA
- the LOC126687058 gene encoding uncharacterized protein LOC126687058 isoform X1: MAIVAGNIVSKILFRRLISVSDVPLSNKRNATLILCLKNNRDYSASSSAVPVKYIPKESSNFSSKVDDSNNDNDYTISDQLNKFNHSLPTLKDFSKKNRAYSYDKCSDSSVSENEKARIRNRMYDKECLQSHNAKQQAFSGLEEINIDMELVQHKFVEKTKKFNETHQRETDIFIENVQAGRTMLDAQKKAIELLATRAFTAVELRKKLYGKKFPLDIVDAVITDYQRRGLINDGLFAETFSQSKWSSLSWGPRRIKQELSRKGVSESDAEKAIKLVFEDDDSGGQESKHGMSKLSMERLVSQASKQWSRGNDVPKETRKARIIRWLQYRGFNWDVISFIVKKLESQYSS; encoded by the exons ATGGCTATCGTCGCCGGAAATATCGTCTCTAAAATCTTATTTCGTCGCCTAATCTCTGTCTCAGATGTCCCTTT GTCAAATAAGAGAAATGCTACGTTGATTTTATGCTTGAAAAACAATAGAGATTATTCAGCTTCATCATCAGCAGTTCCAGTTAAATACATTCCTAAGGAATCTTCTAATTTTTCTTCTAAAGTGGATGACAGTaataatgataatgattataCTATTAGTGATCAACTTAACAAATTTAATCATTCACTCCCTACATTGAAggatttttcaaagaaaaatagAGCTTATTCTTATGATAAATGTTCCGACAGTTCGGTTTCGGAAAATGAGAAGGCTCGCATTCGAAACAGAATGTACGACAAGGAGTGTTTACAATCTCACAATGCGAAACAGCAAG CATTTTCAGGGTTAGAAGAAATTAACATTGATATGGAGCTGGTACAACACAAATTTGTGGAAAAAACAAAGAAGTTCAATGAGACACATCAACGTGAAACGGACATTTTTATAGAGAATGTACAAGCAGGTAGAACTATGCTAGATGCCCAGAAAAAGGCTATAGAGCTTCTTGCTACAAG AGCATTTACAGCTGTTGAGCTGAGGAAGAAACTATATGGAAAGAAGTTTCCTCTTGATATCGTGGACGCTGTGATAACTGATTATCAGAGAAG GGGGTTGATTAATGATGGCTTGTTTGCAGAAACATTTTCTCAATCTAAATGGTCTTCTTTGAGCTGGGGACCCAGGCGGATTAAACAA GAATTGTCCAGGAAAGGAGTGAGTGAATCAGATGCTGAGAAGGCAATTAAACTGGTTTTTGAGGATGATGACTCTGGAGGTCAAGAATCAAAACATGGCATGTCAAAGCTTTCTATGGAACGTCTAGTGTCTCAAGCTTCAAAGCAATGGTCACGAGGTAATGATGTTCCTAAAGAGACGCGCAAAGCCAGAATTATTAGGTGGCTTCAGTACCGTGGTTTCAACTGGGATGTCATTAGCTTCATAGTGAAGAAGTTAGAATCTCAATATTCTTCATAG
- the LOC126687058 gene encoding uncharacterized protein LOC126687058 isoform X2, which yields MAIVAGNIVSKILFRRLISVSDVPLSNKRNATLILCLKNNRDYSASSSAVPVKYIPKESSNFSSKVDDSNNDNDYTISDQLNKFNHSLPTLKDFSKKNRAYSYDKCSDSSVSENEKARIRNRMYDKECLQSHNAKQQGLEEINIDMELVQHKFVEKTKKFNETHQRETDIFIENVQAGRTMLDAQKKAIELLATRAFTAVELRKKLYGKKFPLDIVDAVITDYQRRGLINDGLFAETFSQSKWSSLSWGPRRIKQELSRKGVSESDAEKAIKLVFEDDDSGGQESKHGMSKLSMERLVSQASKQWSRGNDVPKETRKARIIRWLQYRGFNWDVISFIVKKLESQYSS from the exons ATGGCTATCGTCGCCGGAAATATCGTCTCTAAAATCTTATTTCGTCGCCTAATCTCTGTCTCAGATGTCCCTTT GTCAAATAAGAGAAATGCTACGTTGATTTTATGCTTGAAAAACAATAGAGATTATTCAGCTTCATCATCAGCAGTTCCAGTTAAATACATTCCTAAGGAATCTTCTAATTTTTCTTCTAAAGTGGATGACAGTaataatgataatgattataCTATTAGTGATCAACTTAACAAATTTAATCATTCACTCCCTACATTGAAggatttttcaaagaaaaatagAGCTTATTCTTATGATAAATGTTCCGACAGTTCGGTTTCGGAAAATGAGAAGGCTCGCATTCGAAACAGAATGTACGACAAGGAGTGTTTACAATCTCACAATGCGAAACAGCAAG GGTTAGAAGAAATTAACATTGATATGGAGCTGGTACAACACAAATTTGTGGAAAAAACAAAGAAGTTCAATGAGACACATCAACGTGAAACGGACATTTTTATAGAGAATGTACAAGCAGGTAGAACTATGCTAGATGCCCAGAAAAAGGCTATAGAGCTTCTTGCTACAAG AGCATTTACAGCTGTTGAGCTGAGGAAGAAACTATATGGAAAGAAGTTTCCTCTTGATATCGTGGACGCTGTGATAACTGATTATCAGAGAAG GGGGTTGATTAATGATGGCTTGTTTGCAGAAACATTTTCTCAATCTAAATGGTCTTCTTTGAGCTGGGGACCCAGGCGGATTAAACAA GAATTGTCCAGGAAAGGAGTGAGTGAATCAGATGCTGAGAAGGCAATTAAACTGGTTTTTGAGGATGATGACTCTGGAGGTCAAGAATCAAAACATGGCATGTCAAAGCTTTCTATGGAACGTCTAGTGTCTCAAGCTTCAAAGCAATGGTCACGAGGTAATGATGTTCCTAAAGAGACGCGCAAAGCCAGAATTATTAGGTGGCTTCAGTACCGTGGTTTCAACTGGGATGTCATTAGCTTCATAGTGAAGAAGTTAGAATCTCAATATTCTTCATAG
- the LOC126687057 gene encoding UDP-glycosyltransferase TURAN: MKRGRACVVVLGDIGRSPRMQYHSLSLALQASLEVDIVAYGGSEPHMAVLQNQSIHIHKMKQWPVLPQGLPKLLKAMVLLLKPLFQFFVLLWHLCVTIPAPDVFIVQNPPSVPTLVAVKWASWLRNAAFIVDWHNFGYTLLALSLGRNSPFVTVYRWLERRYGRMANGSLCVTKAMQHELAQNWGIKATVLYDQPPEFFSPTSLEEKHKLFCRLNKYINQPHNIRDCASYGMGSHNVNETLFTTMVDGDILLKENRPALVVSSTSWTADEDFGILLEAAVMYDRRVAAILNENDSALDEVLWKDINEGKQYLYPRLLFVITGKGPEKEKYEEKIRRLHLKRVTFRTMWLSAEDYPLLLGSADIGVCLHTSSSGLDLPMKVVDMFGCGLPVCAVAYSCIKELVEVEKNGLLFSSPSELADELLMLFKGYPDECNTLKLLRNGALEKSSTRWASEWEEHAKPKITEVISKNAN, translated from the exons ATGAAAAGAGGACGAGCATGCGTGGTAGTACTGGGAGACATCGGACGGAGCCCTCGTATGCAGTATCACTCTCTTTCCCTTGCTCTTCAG GCATCATTAGAAGTGGACATTGTTGCTTATGGAGGTTCCGAGCCGCATATGGCAGTGCTACAGAATCAGTCCATTCATATCCATAAGATG AAACAATGGCCAGTACTTCCCCAAGGCCTCCCTAAGTTGCTTAAGGCTATGGTTCTTTTGCTCAAGCCGTTATTTCAGTTTTTCGTGCTGCTTTGGCATCTCTGTGTCACTATCCCTGCTCCAGATGTTTTCATTGTGCAG AATCCACCTTCTGTTCCGACCTTGGTGGCTGTAAAATGGGCGAGCTGGCTGAGGAATGCTGCATTTATTGTTGATTGGCATAACTTTGGATATACTTTACTGGCATTATCCCTAGGAAGAAACAGTCCGTTTGTAACAGTATATCGTTG GCTTGAGAGGCGTTATGGCAGGATGGCCAATGGTTCACTGTGCGTCACAAAGGCAATGCAACATGAATTGGCTCAAAATTGGGGAATAAA AGCTACAGTTCTGTATGATCAGCCTCCCGAGTTTTTTAGTCCTACTTCACTAGAGGAAAAGCATAAG TTGTTCTGCAGATTAAATAAGTACATCAATCAGCCTCACAATATTCGTGACTGTGCCAGCTACG GAATGGGGAGCCACAATGTAAATGAAACTCTGTTTACCACCATGGTTGATGGTGATATCCTCTTAAAGGAAAACAGGCCAGCTCTTGTCGTTAGCAGTACAAGCTG GACAGCAGATGAGGATTTTGGCATCCTCCTCGAAGCTGCAGTGATGTATGATAGACGTGTTGCAgcaatattaaatgaaaatgacTCAGCTCTTGACGAGGTCCTCTGGAAGGACATAAATGAAGGGAAACAGTACCTATATCCTAGGTTATTATTTGTCATTACAG GTAAGGGGcctgaaaaggaaaaatatgaagaaaaaaTTAGGCGGTTGCACCTCAAGCGTGTGACGTTTCGTACCATGTGGTTGTCAGCTGAGGATTATCCATTGCTTCTAG GCTCTGCAGACATTGGTGTGTGCTTGCATACTTCTTCATCTGGGTTAGACCTTCCCATGAAA GTTGTAGATATGTTTGGTTGTGGATTGCCTGTTTGTGCTGTTGCCTACTCTTG TATCAAGGAGTTAGTTGAAGTAGAGAAAAATGGCCTCCTCTTTTCATCACCTTCAGAACTGGCTGATGAACTTTTG ATGTTGTTCAAGGGTTATCCAGATGAATGCAATACATTGAAGTTGCTAAGAAATGGTGCTTTGGAAAAGAGTTCTACAAGGTGGGCTAGCGAATGGGAAGAGCATGCAAAGCCAAAAATAACTGAG GTTATTTCCAAGAATGCAAATTAA